CCAACGTACGCAACCACTCGCGGTCCTCTGTGCCCAGCGACTCACCACGCGCCAGGCTGGCGAAATGTTTGAGCATCCTCTTACGCTTATTCTCGATCAGTTCATTCTCCATGAGTACCAATGGCAGCAAGGTGTCCACGAAGACTTGTTGTTTGGACTCCCCGTTGACCTCTTCCTGTAGTGCGCGAGGCACGTCCTGCACCTCGTGACGAGGAACCTCAATGATCGGGTGGGAAGGGGTTGGGGGGGAATCCTTCAATGCAGGATCCGTCACCTTGGAGGCAAAGGCAGATAGGGGGTGTAGCGCCATAGGCAACCAAACAAGCAGGGTTCGTAGGGGCTTCGCTTCGAGATACCGGTTCATAGTAGCTAACCTCATGATCTATCTGACAACAATGTAATGGACTCGGTAGAATACGCGAGTAGTGTACTCAGTTTTGCTGCTGGATGACAACGCTTTCGTTGCCGTTCAGCAACAAGATTATAGCGAATTATACATAATTCCTACCTGATGACGCCACATTTTTTAATAAGATGCCTCATTCTTGGTGCGTCCTCATGATGTAACTTTCTGATTCTATTTGTCTCGTTTTTAAATGATTCTCGCAAACTGTTGTCAGTAAACAAATATTTTAAATTAGGGCGGCGAGTGCATCTTCGTCAGAACTGGTTGGTCGAGTCAGACCGGGAAAATCATGTTACAAGTGCGATAATATGAGATTACCTTATGTTATAGGTGTCTTATTAGTAGAGAGTCTGATTTGGGGATGTGCCGATCGGATGCGCGACGGCATTGATTTGGTGAGATAATCTGCCCTTCCCAGGGGCAACTTTATAGTCATTAAGTTAACCCAGATTCGCATTCTGAATTACTTGAAGCGCTGTTGAATTCTGATTCGGCCTGACTGGCGTTATCCGGTAATTGCTTAATTCGGACTTGGTGTAACGCTGGGGTGTGTGTCCGTGAATTGAGGAAGGATTCCTTTCTCATGGAGTTGGCGGTAATCGTATTCTCTCATCTTTTTCCATAGGAACTATCCAGTTTTATCCTGACACTCGATGATAACTCTGGGGCACCATCGTTAGCTGATGACGGATCCAGTATTCTGGCCACGTGGAATAACCTCTGCCATGAAACAGACCTTTAGAACAACGTATCCCCACCATGAAATTATTCTGATCGTCGATGACAATCAGGATAATCTGATGGTACTGGCTGAACTTCTGTGGCCTCACTATCAACTCCGCGTTGCTAATTCAGCGCTACAGGCCCTTGAGGAGGCCGCTACAGAGCCTCATCCTGATTTGATTCTGCTGGATATGATGACGCCTGGGATCGATGGCTATGCTACTCTCGTCCAATTTCGAGAGGATCTGAACACCTGCACCATTCCCGTGATTCTCATCACTACCCAGGATGATGAGGAGCGTGGGCTGGAATTGGGGGCAGTAGATTACTTCACAAAACCGATCCGCCCACGGATCGTGCTATCGCGCATCTATACCCATTTGGCACTTAAACACGCAAGCGAACAACTCAAGGATCAAAATAATTTCTTAGATGCCGAATTAGCACGGCGTATGGCGGAAAATCAAATTATTCAGGATGTTAGTATCCAGGCATTGGCGCATTTGGCGGAGAGTTGGGCTCCTGAAACCGATAATCATTTGCTCCGCACCCAAGCCTATGTACAGACCCTCGCTCGACAATTGCAGAAACATCCCCGGTTTTTCACCACCCTCTCTGATAATGCCGTTATCTTACTTACTAAAGCTGCGCCGTTGCATGACATTGGTAAGCTGGCAATTCCTGATCATATTCTTCTCAAACAAGAAAAATTGACCATGGAGGAGTGGGAAATTATTAAGACTCATGCCCAATGGGGGGCGGATGCCCTTGAGTCGGCTGAGCGAAGTGCGGAGAAACCAATTGAGTTTCTGATCGTCGCCAAAGAAATTGCCCATTGGCATCACGAAAAATGGGACGGCAGTGGCTATCCTGACGGATTGGTGGGGGATGCTATTCCAGTATCCGCACGATTAATGGCGTTGGCTGATGTCTTTGATGCTTTGATTTCTCAACGGGTTTACAAACCAGCGCTGCCGCTCGATCAGGCGCGTGATATTATCGTCGAAAGACGTGGTACTCATTTCGATCCCGAGGTTGTAGATGCTTTTCTTGCTACTTTCGATGAGTTTGTCGTCATTACCAAGCGATACCAGGAAGAATTAGACGTAGAATGAACGACAACGAGTTGCTCTGGTCTCTGTTAGGGATGGCAGTACTGGCCTGGTTTTTCTTCGACAGTTTGCGTGCCCGAGAAAGGGCTACAGCCCTTTCTCGTCAAGCCTGTGACCAAGCGGGGGTGCAATTCCTGGACGAGACCGTGGCGCTCGACCGGATCGCTATCCGGCGTGGAGTGCAGGGTTTGGTGTGGTGGCGTAGATATCGCTTTGAATATTGCGATGACAGAACAGCGACAGCGCGCTACCAATATGTGCAGCGTGGCAAGGGCTGGGTGATTTTGTGCGGAATGCGACTCGAGGATTTAAAGCTAGAGTTGGAAACGTTGGAATAAGACAGGCAGTCGGAAATAACGTCTTGGTCATCGCTTGTCAGGTTGCTATTCCCAAAGGCGAACACGCTCGTATCGCTTATAACTTTACTCGAGAGCGACGTAGAGTAATCAGCGCGATTCGTCGTATTGATACTTGTTATCCATCCGACGAGGCAATGACCAAGACTCACTCATCCTCTTGTTATTCATAATCATGGGTTTCTAAATGCCAATCATCAATCCGGAGGGCGAGGGGTGTTGATTCGAACCTCCGAATTCTGATTTGGCGGGACCTGGTATGAGTTGTTCCCATACCTCTTCATTTTCTTCGGTCATTTTCAAATCATTCTCACGAGCAAAAGATAGCAGGAGTTCATAGTTTTTCGGGTTGGTCTCCCATAATCCTGATTCTACTACTAGGGATTTTTCTCCGGGGAGGAATCTGATGTAAACATAGGGAGAGTAGTGAGGCCGACGCCCGTTTCCAAGGTTAGCCAGGTAGCCACATAACCGTTCCGCCCAATTATTAGGGTGGAAGAGCTGTCCTTGGTTGGTGATACCTTGGATGATCAGCCGGAGGGGTTTTTTCTGAGTAGTCATGTGAAAATCCTTTAGCAAGATATATTGCTAGGTGAGTGAATAATATCCAAGATTTCAGTAATCGGTGATGATTAAACAGACTTTTCGGTTTGTCTATCGAATATTTTTGCTACTACGGGGTTATAGCAACTGATGTGACCAGCGATGTCGATGACCAGTGCGATGTTGTGTTCGATCCAATAACATGCTGGTATGTCATTATGGTGTTTCCTGTCCGTTTCTCGTTCAAACAACAACCTTTTCGAGTCTGTCAATGCTGAGGTTAATCCATTGTCGCTCATCTGGTTCTCCCTGTTTTTCTTATATTTAAAGCGTTGAAATTTAATTGTAGAGAAAATAGAAAAAATCCATCTATCATTTAGTCGCCCGTGCGAAATATCATAGATAGAGGCGAGATATTTTATGTTGAGTGATTCAAGAGGCCAATATTCCTTCGCTCAGTCCAGCGTTCGGATGATAGATATGCACATATCAGAGGCTGGAGTGGATCGTGTCCGCAGACGGGTGGTGTTCCAGACCTGGATATGGCCAGTAATGTTCCATAATTTAGATATTTTTCAGACTAAGACGCCAAATTCATAGCGATTTATGAAGAGACCAATCACAATATCATGCATTTTCTCAAGTTTGGAGAAGCAAATGGTTTTCCGGGCAAGCCGTTTGATACGTGTCCGTAACATTAAATGTTTCCTCTCGATTTTTTGAGTATTCTTCTTGCTAATGATTTGTTGTTCGACTGGTAAATTCCGTTCATAAGCCCCCCAATCGTCAGTATAAAATCGAGAAATCCCAAACGGCTTGAGGAGTTCTTTTAAGGACAAAAATACCGAATCTTTCCTTTTGCCAAACACATACGCAAGAACATTTCCCGTAGCATGGTCAATAGCATGCCAAAGCCAGCGTTGATTTTCCTTGTTGCCGACATAGCTCCACATTATCATCCACTTCAGCACCTTCAACTTTCTGAATATCAGAAAGAATGTCATCTGAATTCAGTCTTTCCAGTAGTGACCGATTGACTGGTTCCATATAGGGTTCTTGTTTCTTTTATTTTGCTAATAACCGTCCCTGGACTAATTCCCAATACCCGCGCAGTATCACGGATCCCGCTGCCGTTCATTGCCATGTCGATGATCTGCTCCTTGACTTCTGGCAAATACCCCTGGTAGGTATAATCTAAAATGAATGTCTTCCTACCACATTCCGGCTTCAGGCAGAGATAGCGTTGTTTTCCAAGTTCCGTCTTGCCGCGTTTAACGACATGATCACATTTACAGCATGGACACAAAACAGCTCTGTTAGCCATTGGAGGTTCTTTCCAAGTAAAGTTCTCGTTGCGCACGATAATACTTCAAAATTATGGCAGAAAGTCACCCGATACCCATGTTTGAAGAATGGCTACCGCAATATCCAGGTCTGAAACACCACCCGCAGACGGACCGCAGCTTTCATGCCGCTGGAACTTGCGAATATCGTATCCCGCCTACTGAATCAGATCGAGGAATCTCGGTCCAGTGATCGAAATCTCAGTCCTTTGCTCCAATTAGTATAAGTGCGTGCTCGAGAGGCACGCCCGTTCTAAACTGCCAATTTTAGATTTCCTGCCGTTAATCCCCGCAACTATTAGAACTCAAGGATACAGTGTGTTGAATGCGTAGCAAATACTCGAATGGGAGGAGACAAGATCCCAAGATCTAAGGGAAATGAATACCTAGATCTATCTTTTTGCCATTCTTCCTAAGAGGTATTGATGGAGGAGGGGAAACGGTTACCGTTGATGAGGTGCCAGTCTCTAGCTGGTATCGTCGAAGGGGGGCAAGCAATGGTATGAGCAGGGCCATTCAGCTATTTTTAGGTATGGGTATGAGCAAGTTGTCTGGGTTTCGTGAATCACTAGTGTTGCTGGTGGCCAAACCGATTAATTAAAGCCAACTATATATCGGTAAGCCCGACGCGAATGGCATACTTGGTAAGTTCGGCGGTGGTATGCAATTCAAGTTTGCGCATGATACTGCGGCGATATCCGTCAACGGTACTGGTGGCAATATAGAGATCCTTGGCAATCTGTGGTGAGTTTTTTCCTTCCGCCAACAGACTCAGTATCTCTGTTTCACGACGATTAAGTCGCCTTTTACTAGATGAATTATCGGCGGGGGGGTTATTGAGGTTATTGGCTTGGACCAGCGTTGCCACTGCGTCGGGACAAAGGTAAGTTTTTCCTTGAGCAGCATTTATAATCGCTTGTACCAATTCTTCGCCGACCGACGACTTAACGACATAGCCAACCGCACCCGCTTCAAGCATCTCCATTACGGATTGCTTGTGGCCAAAGGCTGATAGTGCAACTACCCGTATTTTCGGAAATTTTTCCGACAAGATCTGCGTTGCCTCGATGCCATTGAGGTTTGGTATACGAATATCCATGACCACAATGTCAGGGTTAAGTCGGGTGATCGCCTCTTCGATCTGTGAACCATCACCAATTTCACCGATCACCTCAATTTCGGATACATCGCTCAGCATGAGGCGTACTGCCTCACGAAACATCACATGATCCTCGACCAGTAATGTACGGATACTCATAGCCCACCCCTCTAGTAATTACCTGCAAAGTGGTGCAGGTAAAGATATAGAACATTTTCATTTAATCTCAATTGCCACCGACACGCTGTTAGGTTGTCATTCCGACAAGGACTGTTGGAATGGTGACTTAACCGGATAGGATGGGCAAATGGGTTTATCGCTTGTCCATCAGGAATTGATGTAATCAGTAGATAGGGGACAAAGATACTTGCCTACCCTATTCGGTTGGATGTCCCGAGTGGGATGGAAAGGCGCGGTGTGGAGCGGAATGTGGTTAAAACGACCGTCGATAGCCGTTTTTCATTCCTTGTGAGTATTCACGCATTGCCTGAACTACTCGAGCCGCACCATTGCCATCTACCAATGCGCGTCCTGCTATACCCATGGCGGTACGTTGTTTTTCATTCGTTGCAAGTTGTTCCAGCGCAACGGTCAATCCAGCAACGGTCAAATTTTCCCACCAACCCAAATCCACGGCACAACCCGCCGCAGTAGCGGCGCGGATCACGGGAAGTTGGTTATCCGCGACCGCCACCAGCAGGCTTGGTACTCCCAGACAGGCCAATTCCCAGGTAGTAGTACCTGCAGCGGATAGGGCCAGGTCGGCCCAAGACATGAGATAACCCATATCACGCACATCGGTAAGTATCTCTATCCCCGGCAGGCTTGCTGCTCGTTTCAGTAGTTCAGGGTGCCGTTGGGCTCCACTCCCCACCACCACCTTGGCTTCCCAGGTCGGTCCCAGGTGGGCAAACGCTTTCAGGGCTAAGGAGGTAAGACCACGATGGTCCGCCCCACCCATGGTTACCAGTAATCTTCGTGTTCGGGGAACCTGTTTTTCGTCAGAACGGTCTGCCTGTGTCAAACCCTGGGCCATCGCACTCCGAACGGTCCGCAATTCTGGCCGTAGCATGCAGTAGCGGGAACCAAGCAAGAGACGGGTATCCGTATCCAATGAGTAGTGCAACTCGTCGGCGCCTGCGTTCTGGTTGAGCAGCAGATCGGCGTGGTAGTGGCGGTGGTGGGCCATGTCGTCCAGCACCAACACTGGAATGCCGAGGGTACGAATCGCCTCCTGGTAATCAGGGTCAAAGTGATAACCGTCCAATACGATCCAGGCTGGATCGAATACTTCGGCCAGATTGGACAGCGCGATCAGGTCTCCTGGGTCGGGATGGCTCACCAGTAGGTCCCACACCCCCACCCCCGCATCGGCTAAACGTTGACGCAGCCCCAAAACCGGGACTCGCCCCAACAACAACGCGACATCTTCCGGTTCATTTGTTTGTTCTATTCTTTCCGGTTTTTCCGCCTCTCTTGCTTCCCTCCACGCCTCGGCCAAGGCGAGTAGACGCATCACATGACCGGTACCAATGCCAAAACCGCCATCAGCGCGCAACAGCAAAGGACCTTGCATACTCAACCCTCTTCTAGTGACTTTTGGCGC
The nucleotide sequence above comes from Gammaproteobacteria bacterium. Encoded proteins:
- a CDS encoding putative cyclic di-GMP phosphodiesterase VC_1348 (Evidence 3 : Putative function from multiple computational evidences), producing MKQTFRTTYPHHEIILIVDDNQDNLMVLAELLWPHYQLRVANSALQALEEAATEPHPDLILLDMMTPGIDGYATLVQFREDLNTCTIPVILITTQDDEERGLELGAVDYFTKPIRPRIVLSRIYTHLALKHASEQLKDQNNFLDAELARRMAENQIIQDVSIQALAHLAESWAPETDNHLLRTQAYVQTLARQLQKHPRFFTTLSDNAVILLTKAAPLHDIGKLAIPDHILLKQEKLTMEEWEIIKTHAQWGADALESAERSAEKPIEFLIVAKEIAHWHHEKWDGSGYPDGLVGDAIPVSARLMALADVFDALISQRVYKPALPLDQARDIIVERRGTHFDPEVVDAFLATFDEFVVITKRYQEELDVE
- a CDS encoding DUF3301 domain-containing protein yields the protein MNDNELLWSLLGMAVLAWFFFDSLRARERATALSRQACDQAGVQFLDETVALDRIAIRRGVQGLVWWRRYRFEYCDDRTATARYQYVQRGKGWVILCGMRLEDLKLELETLE
- a CDS encoding hypothetical protein (Evidence 5 : Unknown function); this translates as MVIACQVAIPKGEHARIAYNFTRERRRVISAIRRIDTCYPSDEAMTKTHSSSCYS
- a CDS encoding hypothetical protein (Evidence 5 : Unknown function) — protein: MTTQKKPLRLIIQGITNQGQLFHPNNWAERLCGYLANLGNGRRPHYSPYVYIRFLPGEKSLVVESGLWETNPKNYELLLSFARENDLKMTEENEEVWEQLIPGPAKSEFGGSNQHPSPSGLMIGI
- the insB gene encoding Insertion element iso-IS1n protein InsB, with product MTFFLIFRKLKVLKWMIMWSYVGNKENQRWLWHAIDHATGNVLAYVFGKRKDSVFLSLKELLKPFGISRFYTDDWGAYERNLPVEQQIISKKNTQKIERKHLMLRTRIKRLARKTICFSKLEKMHDIVIGLFINRYEFGVLV
- a CDS encoding hypothetical protein (Evidence 5 : Unknown function); the protein is MEPVNRSLLERLNSDDILSDIQKVEGAEVDDNVELCRQQGKSTLALACY
- the insA gene encoding IS1 protein InsA — its product is MANRAVLCPCCKCDHVVKRGKTELGKQRYLCLKPECGRKTFILDYTYQGYLPEVKEQIIDMAMNGSGIRDTARVLGISPGTVISKIKETRTLYGTSQSVTTGKTEFR
- a CDS encoding putative Transcriptional regulatory protein DegU (Evidence 3 : Putative function from multiple computational evidences) is translated as MSIRTLLVEDHVMFREAVRLMLSDVSEIEVIGEIGDGSQIEEAITRLNPDIVVMDIRIPNLNGIEATQILSEKFPKIRVVALSAFGHKQSVMEMLEAGAVGYVVKSSVGEELVQAIINAAQGKTYLCPDAVATLVQANNLNNPPADNSSSKRRLNRRETEILSLLAEGKNSPQIAKDLYIATSTVDGYRRSIMRKLELHTTAELTKYAIRVGLTDI
- a CDS encoding UDP-2,4-diacetamido-2,4, 6-trideoxy-beta-L-altropyranose hydrolase gives rise to the protein MQGPLLLRADGGFGIGTGHVMRLLALAEAWREAREAEKPERIEQTNEPEDVALLLGRVPVLGLRQRLADAGVGVWDLLVSHPDPGDLIALSNLAEVFDPAWIVLDGYHFDPDYQEAIRTLGIPVLVLDDMAHHRHYHADLLLNQNAGADELHYSLDTDTRLLLGSRYCMLRPELRTVRSAMAQGLTQADRSDEKQVPRTRRLLVTMGGADHRGLTSLALKAFAHLGPTWEAKVVVGSGAQRHPELLKRAASLPGIEILTDVRDMGYLMSWADLALSAAGTTTWELACLGVPSLLVAVADNQLPVIRAATAAGCAVDLGWWENLTVAGLTVALEQLATNEKQRTAMGIAGRALVDGNGAARVVQAMREYSQGMKNGYRRSF